The Callospermophilus lateralis isolate mCalLat2 chromosome 3, mCalLat2.hap1, whole genome shotgun sequence genome has a segment encoding these proteins:
- the Gpr68 gene encoding G-protein coupled receptor 68: MRGETPSGPKMRNITVDNSSLSCTIDHTIHQTLAPVVYITVLVVGFPANCLSLYFGYLQIKARNELGVYLCNLTVADLFYICSLPFWLQYVLQHDHWSHGDLSCQVCGILLYENIYISVGFLCCISIDRYLAVAHPFRFHQFRTLKAAVGVSVVIWAKELLTSVYFLMHKEVIEDEDRHRVCFEHYPIAAWQRSINYYRFLVGFLFPICLLLASYQGILRAVRRSHGTQKSRKDQIQRLVLSTVVIFLACFLPYHVLLLVRSLWEASCEFAKSIFNAYHFSLLLTSFNCVADPVLYCFVSETTHRDLARLRGACLAFLTCSRASRAREAYPLGAPEASGKSGAQGEEPELLTKLHSAFQSPNLPRVGGSPTGGLA, translated from the coding sequence ATGAGGGGTGAGACCCCTTCTGGTCCAAAGATGAGAAACATCACTGTGGATAACTCCTCGCTGAGCTGCACCATTGACCACACCATCCACCAGACGCTGGCCCCGGTGGTCTACATCACGGTGCTGGTGGTGGGCTTCCCGGCCAACTGCCTGTCCCTCTACTTTGGCTACCTGCAGATCAAGGCCCGGAACGAGCTGGGCGTGTACCTATGCAACCTGACGGTGGCAGACCTCTTCTACATCTGCTCGCTCCCATTCTGGCTGCAGTACGTGCTGCAGCATGACCACTGGTCGCATGGGGACCTGTCCTGCCAGGTGTGCGGCATCCTCTTGTATGAGAACATCTACATCAGCGTGGGCTTCCTCTGCTGCATCTCCATCGACCGCTACCTGGCCGTGGCCCACCCCTTCCGTTTCCACCAGTTTCGCACGCTGAAGGCGGCCGTGGGCGTCAGCGTGGTCATCTGGGCCAAGGAGCTGCTGACCAGTGTCTACTTCCTCATGCACAAGGAGGTGATCGAGGACGAGGACCGGCACCGCGTCTGCTTTGAGCACTACCCGATCGCGGCCTGGCAGCGCAGCATCAACTACTACCGCTTCCTGGTGGGCTTCCTCTTCCCCATCTGCCTGCTCTTGGCCTCCTACCAGGGCATCCTGCGGGCCGTGCGACGGAGCCACGGCACCCAGAAGAGCCGCAAGGACCAGATCCAGCGGCTGGTGCTCAGCACCGTGGTCATCTTCCTGGCCTGCTTCCTGCCCTACCACGTGCTGCTGCTGGTGCGCAGCCTCTGGGAGGCCAGCTGCGAGTTCGCCAAGAGCATCTTCAACGCCTACCACTTCTCCCTGCTCCTCACCAGCTTCAACTGCGTGGCGGACCCAGTGCTCTACTGCTTCGTCAGCGAGACCACCCACAGGGACCTGGCCCGCCTCCGCGGAGCCTGCCTGGCCTTCCTCACCTGCTCCAGGGCCAGCCGGGCCAGGGAGGCCTACCCGCTGGGCGCCCCGGAGGCCTCTGGGAAAAGCGGGGCCCAGGGTGAGGAGCCCGAATTGTTAACCAAGCTCCACTCGGCCTTTCAGAGCCCCAACTTGCCCAGAGTGGGAGGGTCCCCGACGGGCGGGCTGGCCTAG